One segment of Meriones unguiculatus strain TT.TT164.6M chromosome X, Bangor_MerUng_6.1, whole genome shotgun sequence DNA contains the following:
- the LOC110543581 gene encoding LOW QUALITY PROTEIN: TAR DNA-binding protein 43-like (The sequence of the model RefSeq protein was modified relative to this genomic sequence to represent the inferred CDS: inserted 2 bases in 1 codon; deleted 1 base in 1 codon), which produces MSEYIRVTEDENDEPIEIXDEDDGTVLLSTVTAQFPGACGLRYQNPVSQCMRGVRLVEGILHAPDAGWDNLVYVVNYPKDNKRKMDETDASSAMKVKRAVQKTSDLIVLGLPWKTTEQDLKDYFSTFGEVLMVQVKKDLKTGHSKGFGFVRFTEYETQVKVMSQRHMIDGRWCDCKLPNSKQSPDEPLRSRKVFVGRCTEDMTAEELQQFFCQYGEVVDVFIPKPFRAFAFVTFADDKVAQSLCGEDLIIKGISMHISNAEPKHNSNRQLGRSGRFGGNSGGFGNQGGFGNSRGCGAGLGNNQVGNMGGGMNFGAFSINPAMMAAAQAALQSSWGMMGMLASQQNQSGPSGNNQSQGSMQREPNQAFGSGNNSYSGSNSGAPLGWGSASNAGSGSGFNGGFGSSMESNKSSGWGM; this is translated from the exons ATGTCTGAATATATTCGGgtaacagaagatgagaatgatGAACCAATTGAAAT CGATGAAGACGATGGAACAGTATTACTATCCACAGTCACAGCCCAGTTTCCAGGGGCATGTGGCCTGCGCTACCAGAATCCAGTATCTCAGTGTATGCGAGGCGTCCGGCTGGTGGAGGGAATTCTGCACGCTCCAGATGCTGGCTGGGACAATCTGGTATATGTTGTCAACTATCCCAaagataacaaaagaaaaatggatgaGACGGATGCTTCCTCAGCTATGAAAGTGAAAAGAGCAGTCCAAAAAACATCTGATCTAATAGTGTTGGGTCTCCCCTGGAAAACAACGGAACAGGATCTTAAAGATTATTTCAGTACTTTTGGAGAGGTTCTTATGGTTCAGGTCAAGAAAGATCTTAAAACTGGTCACTCAAAAGGGTTTGGGTTTGTTCGATTTACGGAATATGAAACCCAAGTGAAAGTAATGTCACAACGACATATGATAGATGGGCGATGGTGTGACTGTAAACTTCCGAATTCTAAGCAAAGCCCAGATGAACCTTTAAGGAGCAGAAAGGTGTTTGTTGGACGTTGTACAGAGGACATGACTGCTGAAGAGCTTCAACAGTTCTTCTGTCAGTATGGAGAAGTGGTAGATGTCTTCATTCCCAAACCATTCAGAGCTTTTGCCTTTGTTACCTTTGCAGATGATAAGGTTGCTCAGTCTCTTTGTGGAGAGGATTTGATCATTAAAGGAATCAGCATGCATATATCCAATGCTGAACCTAAGCATAATAGCAATAGACAGTTAGGAAGGAGTGGAAGATTTGGTGGTAATTCAGGTGGCTTTGGGAATCAGGGTGGGTTTGGTAACAGTAGAGGGTGTGGGGCTGGCTTGGGAAATAACCAGGTTGGTAATATGGGTGGAGGGATGAACTTTGGAGCTTTTAGCATTAATCCAGCGATGATGGCTGCAGCCCAAGCAGCATTGCAGAGCAGTTGG GGTATGATGGGCATGTTAGCCAGCCAGCAGAACCAGTCAGGCCCATCGGGTAATAACCAAAGCCAGGGCAGCATGCAGAGGGAACCAAATCAGGCTTTTGGTTCTGGAAATAATTCCTACAGTGGTTCTAATTCTGGTGCCCCCCTTGGATGGGGATCAGCATCAAATGCAGGGTCAGGCAGTGGTTTTAATGGAGGCTTTGGCTCAAGCATGGAGTCTAATAAATCCTCTGGCTGGGGAATGTAG